The Synechococcus sp. M16.1 genome includes the window CGTTGGCTTCTTCGTAGACGAAGTTGTCAACGGCACCGCTGGTGGCACTCCAACCCAAGGTGAAGTTGAGGCGCTTGGCCACCTCACGCACACCCTCGTAGCCGGAGTCGAGCATGCCTTCGTACCACTTGGGATTCAGCAGCTTGGTGCGTGAATCCAGGCGGATCGTTTCACTCAGCGACCGCACCTGGGCGTTGGCCGTGGTGGTGTCAGCGATGTAGCTGGTGGGAGCTTTGCCGTCATCACGCAGGCCAGCAATGAGCTTGGTGGGGTCGGAGTCGAAGTAGTGGCTCACATCGGTGAGAGAGATCTCAGCCGAATCGAGATTCTGGAAGGTGACATCCGCCGTCTTCATCACGTTCTCGAACACCTCCCGCTTCTGGTTCATCTCACCAGGATTGTCGGCATTGAAGGCGAAGGTCTTGCGAGAGAGGTACATCTCCTGCAGCTCACCTTCCTCCTCCCAGGTGCTGTTCTCCACCGCGAGGTTGACGTTGGAGCTGTAGCTGCCGCTGGCATTGGAGAACACCCGGCACGCCGCATCGCGCAGGCTCGTGCCTTCTTTCTCCGCCTGCTCGAGGGCGTGCTTGCGGACGAAGTTCTGCTCCAGAGGCTCGTCGGCCTCGGCAGCCATCTTCACGGCCTGATCTATCAGCGCCATCTGGTTGATGAACAGATCGCGGAACACACCGGAGCAGTTCACCACCACATCAACGCGGGGGCGGCCGAGTTCTTCCAGGGGAATCAGCTCAAGCTTGTTCACCCGACCCACGGAATCCGGCATCGGCTTGACGCCAACGAACCAGAGGATCTGAGCCAGAGATTCGCCGTAGGTCTTGATGTTGTCGGTTCCCCAGAGCACGCAGGCGATGGTTTCGGGCCAGGTGCCCTGCTCCTCGCGCTGACGCTCAATCAACTTGTCGACAACACTCTTGGCTGCAGCCACCGCCGCACGGGTGGGGATCGCCTGCGGGTCGAGGGCGTGGATGTTCTTGCCGCTGGGCAGCACACCAGGATTCCGAATCGGATCACCACCGGGGCCCGGAAGGATGTATTCACCATCGAGAGCCTTCAGCAGACTCTCCATTTCCATGTCGGCACACACCTGCTCAAGGCAGAAGCGCAGATAGGCAAAGAGCTTGTCGAGCTCGGTGGCATCGATCTGCACGAAGCCAGCACTGCAGCAGGCCCGCAGCCAAGGTGAGGGGAGCTTGAAGCCGAACTTGGCCAGCAGGTCGTAGAACCAACCGAAGCTGTTGCGCAGGCTGACCCGGCCATCACGGCCGGTGAGGGTGCGAACCATGGCGCCAATGGCAGCGCGGGATGTCTCCGTGATCGTGCGGTTGAGCTCAACATCGGCGAGGACGCCCTCGTCGTTGCCTTTGTAGATGTCTTCGATCGAGCGGCCCATCGCCTCAGCCAGCAGGCCGGGGAGTGAGCGCAGCCCATCCTCCTCACGCTCGAGAGCAGCGATGTTCACCAAGGTGGCGACAGCTTCCTCTGCGGTGGGGGGCTTGCCAATGGTGTGCAGGCCACAGGGAAGGAGACGGCTTTCGATCTCCATCAACTGGCGGTAAACTGCGCCCACCAAGGCATCACGACCCTCCAGGTCGAGGGTCGAGGCATCCTCCTCAGGAAGGTCGACATCCTTATCGAGATTGCACTGACGTGCCGTCTCGATGATCGTGTTGACGATCTGAATGCCGCGGCCACCCTCACGCAGCTGCTGGTAGGAGCCCACCAGCTCACCCAGTTCCTTCAGGCCTTTGTAAAGGCCTGCATTTTCAGCCGGAGGGGTGAGGTAGCTGATGGTGGAGGCATAACCCCGCCGCTTGGCGATGGTGGCCTCTGAGGGGTTATTGGCGGCGTAGTAGTAGAGGTTGGGCAGCGCACCGATCAGTGAATCGGGATAGCAGGTTTCGCTCATGCCCATCTGCTTGCCGGGCATGAACTCAAGGGAGCCGTGGGTGCCGAAGTGGAGCACCGCATCAGCCTTCCAGATCTTCTGGAGATAGGTGTAATAAGCGGCGAAGCCGTGGTGGGGGCTGGCGCTGCGGGAATAGAGCAGGCGCATCGGATCACCCTCGTAGCCGAAGGTGGGCTGAACGCCAACGAAAACGTTGCCGAAGTGGCGACCGAAAACCAGCAGGTTCTGGCCATCGCTGTTGAGGTTGCCGGGGGGCTTGCCCCAGTTCTCTTCGAGCCGTTCGGAGTAGGGCGTCAGACGCTCATACTCCTCAACGCTCATGCGGTGGGCGATTGAAAGCTCCGGAGAGCCCTGCATGGCATCGGCGTCGTTGATGACGGCCTCCAACAGCTCTCGGGGCGTGGAAGGCAGGTCCTGCACGTCGTAGCCCTTCGCCTTCATCTCCTGCATCACCCGATGGATGGAGCCGAAGACGTCGAGGTAAGCCGCCGTACCGACATTGCCCTTGTCGGGAGGGAAGCTGAACACGGTGATCGCCAGCTTCTTCTCGTTGCGGGGCTTGATCCGCAGCGAAGACCAGCGGATGGCCCGCTCAGCAATGGCATCAACCCGGTCTTGAAGGGTGTGCGCCTTGCCGGTGGCATCGTCGCGACCCGAAAGAACGATGGGCTCGATGGCGCCATCCAGTTCCGGAATGGCGATCTGCAGGGCCACCTGCACCGGGTGCAGGCCAAGGTCGCTCTGTTCCCACTCCTGGGTGGTCTGGAAGACGAGGGGAAGCGCCACCATGTAAGGACGGTTGAGCTTCTTCAGCGACTCAATCGCCTTGGGGTGGTCCTGACGGGCCGGACCTCCGACCAGCGCAAAACCGGTGAGGGAGACGATGCCGTCCACCAGGGGCTGCTCGGGATTGAGCGGGTCGTAGAAGAAAGCGTTGACCGGCTTGGAGAAGTCGAGACCGCCGCAGAAGATCGGAATCACGCGAGCGCCACGGAACTCCAGCTCCTGGATGGTGGCCACGTAATGGGCATCGTCACCGGTGACGATGTGGCTGCGCTGCAGCACCAAGCCGATCACCGGCCCTTTGCGGGCTTCCTCAGAAAGGTCGGTGCGGCTGGAGGTCCAGTTCAGATATTCCTTGAGGTCCTCGAACATCGAGGGGGCTAGGGGGTGCCAGATGCCGAGGTCGGGGAACACTTCGGGCTCCGCCACCTCCATTGCCGGGCGCTTGTCACCTTCTGCAGCTGGGAAGACGTACTTGTCCGCCAGCATCAACAGGAAGTTGCGCAGGTTGTCGGGGGTACCGCCCAGCCAGTACTGGAAGCTGAGCATGAAACTGCGGGCGTCCTGCGCCTTCTCAACCGGCAGGTACTTGAGAACGGTGGGCAGCGTGTTCAGCAGCTTGAGCATCGCGTCCTGGAAACCAGCACCTCCGGCTTCCTTCCGCTTCTTCATGAAGCCGGCGATGGCGCTCTTGCTCTGACCGAGCTGGGCCATGGAGAAGCTGCCCAGCTTGTTGAGACGCATCACCTCCGGCATGGACGGGAAGACCACAGCCGCCTTGAGTCGGTCGCGGTGGGGGGCAACGGCGTCCACAACCTTCTGCGCCAGATCTTCGATGAAGATCAAGGAGGCCACAAAGACATCAGCCTCAGCCACATCGGCACAGAAGCCGGAGTAGTTGTCGTCGTCGCGGAGTTCTTCGATCAGATAGCCGCTGAGCTCGATCCCGAGATCGCCACCCGATGCATTGAGAGCCGTCGCTGCCTGGGTGAGGGCGTTTTGGTACTGGGGCTCCAGCACCACATAAACCGCCTTCATGACGGACTTGTGGTTCTGGCCCTCCACAGGAGCAACGCGGCGATCGGCGGAGCGGACCTGTGTGAACATCAGCGCGCTTTGAGCAATGTGAAGAACCTTACGGCGACTGGCCCTTAGGGCGCGAGGATTTCTGATCGGCCGTTACACGAGCCGACCCATAGGCTTTGAAGCGTCTGCTGCGCTTTCATGACCGCTCCGATTCCCGTCGTTGTTGCCGGTGCCCTGGGGCGCATGGGCGCCGAGGTGATCAAGGCTGTGGTGGGAGCCGAAGACTGCAGCCTGGTTGGCGCCATCGACAACACCCCCGGCAAAGAAGGGGCAGACGTGGGTCTGGAGCTGGGCCTTGGCGAACTGGAGGTGGCCGTGACGGCTGATTTCGAAGGCTGTCTCTGCGCTGTGAGCCAATCGGTGCGGGACAGCGGCAGCGGCGCCGTGTTGGTGGATTTCACCCACCCCTCCGTTGTTTATGAGCACACCCGCGCGGCGATCGCCTACGGCGTTCACCCCGTGATCGGAACCACTGGACTCTCGCCTGAACAACTCAACGACCTCACCGAGTTCTCGGCCAAAGCGTCCGTGGGTGGGGCCGTGATTCCCAATTTCTCCGTGGGCATGGTGCTGTTGCAGCAAGCCGCAGCCGCAGCGGCGCGCTTCTACGACCACGCGGAGCTGACGGAACTGCACCACAACCGCAAGGCGGACGCCCCCAGCGGCACCTGCATCAAAACCGCTGAGCTGATGGAGGAGCTGGGCAAGAGCTTCAATCCCGAGGAAGTGGATGAGCACGAATCCCTTACGGGCTGCCGCGGCGGACAGCGGGACAGCGGCCTGCGGCTGCACTCCGTACGGCTGCCAGGCCTGGTGGCTCACCAGGAAGTGATGTTCGGTGCCCCGGGGGAGACCTACACCCTGCGTCACGACACCATCGATCGTTCCGCCTACATGCCTGGGGTGCTGCTCACGGTGCGCAAGGTGGGCAGCCTCGGCAGCCTTGTGTACGGCCTCGAGCGGCTGATCTGAAGGCGACACCATGCTCATTCCCCTCCGCCCCGGTGAACTGCAACGGCTGATCCCCGCTGTTGCCACCGGCAACCAGTTCCGCTTTGCACTTGGCAACCCCCAAGAGGTGCTGCAGCGCCTGATGATCGCCGCCATCGGTGGGGTGATCACGTTCCTGATCTACAACCAGGCGCAGCTCGGCAGCCGCTGGGGCCCCGTCTGGCTGGTGATCAGCGTTGTGTTCTTTCTATATGTGCTGTGGGGCCCGATCGTTCAGGCCGGCCAGCGCAACGCCACGCTGCGGCGCTATCCCGCCGCTGCCCTGTTTGAGGGCGAGGTGGCGGACGTGATCAGGCGAGAGCGGGTGGAAAACCGCCACGAACAGGCCGACAGCCGCGGGCGGCTGGAACTCGTGGAGAACCGACGCACCTGGATGCTGCTCGAACTGGAAGACGAGGAGGGTTACCTCGGCCGGGTGGCCTTTCCGATGGAGAAAAAACATCAGTCGATCCGCCGCGGCAGCCTGATCCGCTGCCTGGTTCTGAGCGAGCGCAAGGATTTCTCAAAAGTCGGAGCCCTCAGCGATGCCTGGCTGCCGGGCATGCGGATGTGGGTTGGCGAGTACCCCTTCCTGCTCCGCCCCGCCTTTGAGGAGCTCTGCCAACTCCGCCTGAACAGCCGGCGTTGAGCAACAGGCGTTGAACAGCCACTGCTGAACATTTCTTAAACCTGGTTTACACTTCTTAGCAATCAATCGGCGGCATCCATGTCCCAGTCCTCTCCCACCACTCCTGTCGTGCGCGGTGCACAGGTCACCACGGAAGATGGCGGCCGCCTCAACGCCTTTGCCACGGAACCCCGCATGGAAGTGGTTGAAGCAACCCAGGGTTGGGGTTTCCACGATCGCGCCGAAAAACTGAACGGCCGCATGGCCATGCTCGGTTTCATCGCTCTGCTGGCGACTGAACTGGCCCTGGGCGGCGAATCCTTCGTTCACGGGCTGCTCGGCCTGGGCTGATCACCTCGCGCTGGATCGGGATGGCTGGTCAGACTCCCTAAATGGCTCCATCCCCTCCAGAGATTCATGTTTTGGGAGCTGGTCCCACCGGTGCCCTCACCGCTCTCGCCCTCGGCCTCCGTGGTCAGCGCGTGGTCCTGTTTGACCCGCTGACGGCATCGGAACTTCAGGCCAGAAGCCGGGCATACGCCATCACCCACTCCAGCCGCCGGTTGTTGACCAATCTGGGCCTTTGGAACGACCTGCGCGATGCCTTGGTTCCCTTCCGTGATCTGGATTTGCGGGACGGAGCCACCAACGCCCGCGTTCTCTTCGGCGAGGACGATCTGGCATCAGCCAATCGACACCACGACGGCATTGGCTGGATCCTCGATCACCGGCCCTTGATGAAGCTGTTGCTGGCTCGGCTCGAGGCCAATGGCAACGTGGCGATGCACCTGTCCGAACCAAGCCCTGATCCAAGCGCTGATGCTCTGATCGTGGCGGCTGACGGACCTCGCTCCCCCACACGGGAGGCCTGGGGCATCCGTCACTGGGGCATCCGCTATCGCCAGGGGTGTCTGACCGCCAAAGTTGTCCTGAGGGGACTCCCCCACGACAGGGCCTGCGAGTTGTTTCGCCCGGAAGGCCCTCTCGCCGTTTTGCCCCTGGGGCAGGGCACGTTCCAGGTGGTGTGGAGTGCACCCTGGCAGCGTTGCCAGCAGCGCAGCACGTTGCAGCGCAGTGCCTTTCTCGATCAGCTGGCCGCTGTTCTACCGGAGGGGATTGAACCGGATTTCCTTCTGGATCAGCCCCGAGCCTTCCCCCAGCAATGGCTGCTGGCTCGCCGCTTTCATCTCGGACGGGGCGTGCTGATCGGCGAAGCGGGCCACCGCTGCCATCCCGTGGGAGGCCAGGGACTCAATCTCTGCTGGCGTGATGTGGAAGGTTTGTTGCGCGCCGTGGAGCGGGGCGGCAGCGCCACAACAATCGCTCGACGCTACGGGATGAGCCGCTGGCTCGATGTGCTTCAGGTGGGTGTGGCGACGGATCTTCTGGTGCGGGTGTTCTCCAACCGCCAACCGCTGTTACTGCCCCTGCGGCGTTTGGCCCTGCTGCTGCTGAAACAGTTCTCTGGGCTGCGCCAGCTCAGCCTGCGGGCCATGAGTGACGGCCCCATGCAGCTCTGGCGGGCCTTGCCAAACTGAGCCAAGCGCGGGTCGCGACCATGGTGATGTCCAGCCAGCGGCAACCCCCAGCAACAGACGCCTTGCTGCAATTCCTTCAGCGCCGTTTGGGGTTGAGTCCAAGCGCCCTTGAGCTGGGGCAACGCCAGGCGGAACTGGAACAAGCCCCCCTCCCGATCGTGCTGTGGAGCTTCGGGTTGTTGAGTTTGCAGCAGTTGGAAGACGTCTTCGACTGGCAGAACAGTCAGCCGTAGCGCAACAACGCGTCCACGGGCTGGCCTGCGGGCAAGGCTTGACGGCCTCCAAGCCCTGCCAGCTCGATCACAAAGGCAAAGCCCACCAAGCAACCACCGGCCTGCTCCACCAGTTGTCCCGTTGCTGCAGCCGTTCCACCGGTGGCCAACAGATCGTCCACCACCAGCACCCGGGGTGAATTCTCAAATGCATCGGCTTGGATCTCCAGCCGATCGGTGCCGTACTCCAAGGCGTAATCCAGACCCACCACCTCACCGGGCAGCTTTCCGGGCTTCCGGACAGGCACGAAGCCAAGCCGTCGGTCGCTGGCCAAAGGTGCCCCAAAAATGAATCCCCGGGATTCGATCCCCACGATCAGATCAGGCTTCACCTGGTCGCAGAACGCACCCAGCTGGCGGATCACCTCGGCCATGGCTTCGGGCGACCGCAGCATCGGGTTGATGTCTCGAAACAGAATTCCAGGCTTGGGAAAATCTGGAATTGAGCGAATGTGCGACTGAAGATCCAAATCCAGGTGACGCAATGGCGGTGCCCCTGGCATCATCGCAGCCATGACTGAAGCTCCAGCCCCCAGCGCACCCACCGACGGCGCGCGTCTCAGCCGACGGGGCGTCGAGCGTCTCGACCTGTTGCTACTGACCATTGAGGCTCTCGACCTCAATGGTGGCGAGGCGATGGTCTGGACCAGCCAGCAGATGGGACTCCAGGCGCAATTCCCCAACCGGGTTGAACTTTGGAAGCGGCGCTGTCACAACCCGCTTCGGCGCACCACCCGGCGGGACCAGCTCGACCCGGTGGACGCCGAATCGCTGATCTGCCTGGTGTGTGCCATGGCTGATCGGCTCTACCCCATGCTCCATCAACTCCTTTCGAGCCGCGAACCGGAACAGCTCACCCAACAGCGTTGGCAGTTGTTCCACGAGCGCCTGCGGGACCTGATTGAGGAGCGGATGAATCAGCGCCGGGAAGCCGTTGTTCGCCTGCTCACGATGGAGCCGGCGGGCCCTGTGCACCGTCAGCTGATCAGCACCCTGGCGTTCTGCGCAGGCCCAGGAGGAATCGATCGTCTTCGCGCAACCCTGCTCGACCCCACGCCCTAGGCCGACCATGTTGAAAACGACATACCAATACGAACAGACCGCAGCACGGCTGGTGGTGGAGGGCTTGCCTGACCTCTCCGCCGGACATTCGAATGAAGTGATCGGCATCCTGTCGTCCTGGCGGCTGCAGTTGATCGGAGCACCGGAACTGGAAGGCAC containing:
- a CDS encoding DUF3038 domain-containing protein — its product is MTEAPAPSAPTDGARLSRRGVERLDLLLLTIEALDLNGGEAMVWTSQQMGLQAQFPNRVELWKRRCHNPLRRTTRRDQLDPVDAESLICLVCAMADRLYPMLHQLLSSREPEQLTQQRWQLFHERLRDLIEERMNQRREAVVRLLTMEPAGPVHRQLISTLAFCAGPGGIDRLRATLLDPTP
- a CDS encoding adenine phosphoribosyltransferase encodes the protein MMPGAPPLRHLDLDLQSHIRSIPDFPKPGILFRDINPMLRSPEAMAEVIRQLGAFCDQVKPDLIVGIESRGFIFGAPLASDRRLGFVPVRKPGKLPGEVVGLDYALEYGTDRLEIQADAFENSPRVLVVDDLLATGGTAAATGQLVEQAGGCLVGFAFVIELAGLGGRQALPAGQPVDALLRYG
- a CDS encoding DUF2949 domain-containing protein translates to MVMSSQRQPPATDALLQFLQRRLGLSPSALELGQRQAELEQAPLPIVLWSFGLLSLQQLEDVFDWQNSQP
- a CDS encoding high light inducible protein, coding for MSQSSPTTPVVRGAQVTTEDGGRLNAFATEPRMEVVEATQGWGFHDRAEKLNGRMAMLGFIALLATELALGGESFVHGLLGLG
- a CDS encoding FAD-dependent monooxygenase; translation: MAPSPPEIHVLGAGPTGALTALALGLRGQRVVLFDPLTASELQARSRAYAITHSSRRLLTNLGLWNDLRDALVPFRDLDLRDGATNARVLFGEDDLASANRHHDGIGWILDHRPLMKLLLARLEANGNVAMHLSEPSPDPSADALIVAADGPRSPTREAWGIRHWGIRYRQGCLTAKVVLRGLPHDRACELFRPEGPLAVLPLGQGTFQVVWSAPWQRCQQRSTLQRSAFLDQLAAVLPEGIEPDFLLDQPRAFPQQWLLARRFHLGRGVLIGEAGHRCHPVGGQGLNLCWRDVEGLLRAVERGGSATTIARRYGMSRWLDVLQVGVATDLLVRVFSNRQPLLLPLRRLALLLLKQFSGLRQLSLRAMSDGPMQLWRALPN
- a CDS encoding magnesium chelatase subunit H; protein product: MFTQVRSADRRVAPVEGQNHKSVMKAVYVVLEPQYQNALTQAATALNASGGDLGIELSGYLIEELRDDDNYSGFCADVAEADVFVASLIFIEDLAQKVVDAVAPHRDRLKAAVVFPSMPEVMRLNKLGSFSMAQLGQSKSAIAGFMKKRKEAGGAGFQDAMLKLLNTLPTVLKYLPVEKAQDARSFMLSFQYWLGGTPDNLRNFLLMLADKYVFPAAEGDKRPAMEVAEPEVFPDLGIWHPLAPSMFEDLKEYLNWTSSRTDLSEEARKGPVIGLVLQRSHIVTGDDAHYVATIQELEFRGARVIPIFCGGLDFSKPVNAFFYDPLNPEQPLVDGIVSLTGFALVGGPARQDHPKAIESLKKLNRPYMVALPLVFQTTQEWEQSDLGLHPVQVALQIAIPELDGAIEPIVLSGRDDATGKAHTLQDRVDAIAERAIRWSSLRIKPRNEKKLAITVFSFPPDKGNVGTAAYLDVFGSIHRVMQEMKAKGYDVQDLPSTPRELLEAVINDADAMQGSPELSIAHRMSVEEYERLTPYSERLEENWGKPPGNLNSDGQNLLVFGRHFGNVFVGVQPTFGYEGDPMRLLYSRSASPHHGFAAYYTYLQKIWKADAVLHFGTHGSLEFMPGKQMGMSETCYPDSLIGALPNLYYYAANNPSEATIAKRRGYASTISYLTPPAENAGLYKGLKELGELVGSYQQLREGGRGIQIVNTIIETARQCNLDKDVDLPEEDASTLDLEGRDALVGAVYRQLMEIESRLLPCGLHTIGKPPTAEEAVATLVNIAALEREEDGLRSLPGLLAEAMGRSIEDIYKGNDEGVLADVELNRTITETSRAAIGAMVRTLTGRDGRVSLRNSFGWFYDLLAKFGFKLPSPWLRACCSAGFVQIDATELDKLFAYLRFCLEQVCADMEMESLLKALDGEYILPGPGGDPIRNPGVLPSGKNIHALDPQAIPTRAAVAAAKSVVDKLIERQREEQGTWPETIACVLWGTDNIKTYGESLAQILWFVGVKPMPDSVGRVNKLELIPLEELGRPRVDVVVNCSGVFRDLFINQMALIDQAVKMAAEADEPLEQNFVRKHALEQAEKEGTSLRDAACRVFSNASGSYSSNVNLAVENSTWEEEGELQEMYLSRKTFAFNADNPGEMNQKREVFENVMKTADVTFQNLDSAEISLTDVSHYFDSDPTKLIAGLRDDGKAPTSYIADTTTANAQVRSLSETIRLDSRTKLLNPKWYEGMLDSGYEGVREVAKRLNFTLGWSATSGAVDNFVYEEANETFINDPEMRKRLLELNPNSFRQIVGTLLEVHGRGYWETSDENIEQLQELYQEVEDRIEGVVTD
- the dapB gene encoding 4-hydroxy-tetrahydrodipicolinate reductase, translated to MTAPIPVVVAGALGRMGAEVIKAVVGAEDCSLVGAIDNTPGKEGADVGLELGLGELEVAVTADFEGCLCAVSQSVRDSGSGAVLVDFTHPSVVYEHTRAAIAYGVHPVIGTTGLSPEQLNDLTEFSAKASVGGAVIPNFSVGMVLLQQAAAAAARFYDHAELTELHHNRKADAPSGTCIKTAELMEELGKSFNPEEVDEHESLTGCRGGQRDSGLRLHSVRLPGLVAHQEVMFGAPGETYTLRHDTIDRSAYMPGVLLTVRKVGSLGSLVYGLERLI